The DNA sequence CACCAATAAGGCCTACTCGGCCGACTGGAAACACTTCACCCGTTGGTGCCGGTTGAAAGGGACGGATCCCCTGCCCCCCTCGCCCGAGATGGTCGGGCTCTATGTGGCGGACCTGGCCGCCGCGACTGGTAAGGCCCCTGCTCTCTCGGTCTCCACCATTGAGCGGCGCCTCTCCGGCCTCGCTTGGAACTACAGGCAGCGCGGGTTCACTCTTGATCGCAAGGACCGCCATGTCGCCACCGTTCTGGCCGGGATTAGGCGCAGACACGCGCGTCCGCCGGTTCAGAAGGAAGCGATCCTGCCCGATGACATCCAGGCCATGGTGGGCACCCTTCCCTATGATCTCCGCGGGCTTCGAGACCGGGCGACCTTACTTCTGGGCTATGCTGGAGGTCTCCGTCGCTCCGAGATCGTGAGCCTTGACGTGCACAAGGATGATACACCGGACTCCGGCGGTTGGATCGAGATTTTCGAAGATGGCGCTCTGCTGACGCTGAACGCCAAGACCGGGTGGCGCGAGGTCGAGGTCGGGCGCGGCTCAAGCGACCAGACCTGTCCTGTCCACGCACTTGAGCAATGGCTGTATTTTGCAAAGATCGACTTCGGGCCGGTCTTCGTGCGAACATCGCGGGATGGCAAACGTGCGCTCGAGGCCCGCCTTTCCGACAAGCACGTCGCACGGCTGATCAAAGCAACCGTTCTGAAGAGCGGCGTCAGATCCGATTTGCCGGAAGCCAAACGGCTGGCAATGTTCTCTGGCCATTCCTTGCGCGCCGGGCTCGCCTCGTCGGCAGAGGTTGATGAGCGTTATGTTCAAAAGCAACTCGGACATGCGTCGGCCGAGATGACCCGGCGCTACCAGCGCAGGCGCGACAGGTTCAGGGTGAACCTGACCAAAGCCGCAGGGCTGTGAAGCTCAGGAATCTTGACGCGTTGGTGAAGCGCTAAGATGAAATTCCAGCGCTTCAGTTTCAGCTTACTGCTTCAATTGAAATCAGGAACTAAACGCGACACTTCGTGAGCCTCCTCATCCCCCTCGGTAGTGATGAGGGGGTCGTCGAAATCATCAAGAAAAGTAGATGCTTGTGGCTTCATATGTGCATAATAATAGTATTATGCACATTACCCAAGCGGTTTTGTGGCCATTGCCCATGCTCTTTATATAGTATGCGCGCGCGACCGCCGGCGGAACCT is a window from the Phaeobacter gallaeciensis DSM 26640 genome containing:
- a CDS encoding tyrosine-type recombinase/integrase, with product MSSLTNNGTRIEDSDASDAEISSSASYDSLNSDEHDERTSRDRASIALPAHVAGSGALDRLIDTARDYAEASTAENTNKAYSADWKHFTRWCRLKGTDPLPPSPEMVGLYVADLAAATGKAPALSVSTIERRLSGLAWNYRQRGFTLDRKDRHVATVLAGIRRRHARPPVQKEAILPDDIQAMVGTLPYDLRGLRDRATLLLGYAGGLRRSEIVSLDVHKDDTPDSGGWIEIFEDGALLTLNAKTGWREVEVGRGSSDQTCPVHALEQWLYFAKIDFGPVFVRTSRDGKRALEARLSDKHVARLIKATVLKSGVRSDLPEAKRLAMFSGHSLRAGLASSAEVDERYVQKQLGHASAEMTRRYQRRRDRFRVNLTKAAGL